From Methanomassiliicoccales archaeon LGM-RCC1, one genomic window encodes:
- a CDS encoding cation:proton antiporter — protein MEETTLIAIMATLVILAAFLSIVMNKIKFPPLLGFITAGILIANYIHVAEEADLVVEIFSDIGLIMLMFSIGMEIDIRKLKEQGKFAVIVAAVQLPLMVIGGVLAGFLLGFNTLQCICLGCIISGSSTAVVMAVLQSQGQLDKEHIELLVLVTIMEDIGQVIMLSMLTPMLTGGSMGTEDLAILIAEIAIFMVACFTLGLYIVPRIIDWFYMRSNDELISLLCIGALFVLSYAATKMGLSVAIGAFLMGVIVGTSRPKHAVEHFVDPIKSLFMAMFFISVGMEVTLGSLAENLALIFIIYAVFAICKTATVYLGYWVGNGDQRTGFVSAIGLCAMGEFAFIIAKQALDNGVVDQGFYSSVIGAALISMIFLPILTRYSGKGYDALYKACPNGVKRGFARLTSVRDRFYDDLNTLSQNMRQAFTSGLGSVYFNLFLIIVVEVLFYFGYGPGCGWLQESFGIDKTLAMYVLLFINILILLRPCMRQVSNIRVLLYLLSMGKLKNNRDIPEDRAKFYETMNPLLIAGVVDILIVALVPNPLDTGYQIFVSACIVLAVAIYQVYRFKVGKRSKSLEKVLSKLGAESESHSEE, from the coding sequence ATGGAAGAAACGACCCTCATAGCAATCATGGCAACCCTCGTCATACTGGCAGCGTTCCTGTCGATCGTGATGAACAAGATCAAGTTCCCGCCCCTTCTGGGGTTCATAACCGCGGGTATCCTGATTGCCAACTACATACACGTGGCTGAGGAAGCCGACCTGGTGGTCGAGATCTTCTCCGATATCGGATTGATCATGCTGATGTTCTCCATAGGGATGGAGATCGACATACGCAAACTGAAGGAACAGGGTAAATTCGCAGTCATCGTCGCCGCCGTCCAGCTTCCGCTGATGGTCATAGGCGGGGTGCTGGCGGGTTTCCTTCTCGGATTCAATACGCTCCAGTGCATATGCCTGGGCTGCATAATATCCGGTTCAAGTACGGCCGTCGTGATGGCCGTCCTTCAGTCACAGGGGCAGCTGGACAAGGAGCATATCGAGCTGCTGGTTCTGGTCACCATAATGGAGGACATCGGACAGGTCATAATGCTCTCGATGCTCACCCCCATGCTGACGGGAGGCTCCATGGGCACAGAAGACCTGGCGATACTCATCGCAGAGATCGCCATATTCATGGTTGCCTGCTTCACGCTCGGACTCTACATCGTCCCCCGCATCATAGATTGGTTCTACATGAGGTCCAACGACGAGCTGATCTCGCTGCTTTGCATAGGTGCGTTGTTCGTCCTGTCCTACGCCGCGACCAAGATGGGGCTGTCCGTCGCAATCGGAGCATTCCTGATGGGTGTAATAGTGGGAACTTCTCGTCCGAAACATGCGGTGGAGCACTTCGTGGACCCGATAAAGAGCCTGTTCATGGCCATGTTCTTCATATCTGTGGGAATGGAGGTCACCCTGGGCAGTCTGGCCGAGAATCTGGCCCTCATCTTCATCATATACGCGGTATTCGCGATATGCAAGACCGCGACCGTGTACTTGGGATACTGGGTGGGCAACGGTGATCAACGCACCGGATTCGTGTCGGCTATCGGCCTGTGCGCCATGGGAGAATTCGCCTTCATCATCGCCAAGCAGGCTTTGGACAACGGCGTGGTGGATCAGGGATTCTACTCGTCCGTCATCGGAGCGGCGCTTATCTCCATGATCTTCCTGCCCATATTGACCAGATACTCGGGCAAAGGCTATGATGCACTGTACAAGGCATGCCCCAACGGAGTAAAGAGGGGCTTCGCCAGACTGACCTCTGTCAGGGACAGATTCTATGATGACCTCAACACGCTGTCACAGAACATGAGGCAGGCATTCACATCAGGTCTGGGGTCGGTCTACTTCAACTTGTTCCTGATAATCGTCGTCGAGGTCCTGTTCTACTTCGGATATGGGCCGGGATGCGGATGGCTCCAGGAGAGCTTCGGAATAGACAAGACGCTTGCGATGTATGTGCTCCTGTTCATCAACATCCTGATATTGCTCAGACCCTGCATGAGGCAGGTCTCGAACATACGTGTGCTGCTCTATCTCCTCTCCATGGGTAAGCTGAAAAACAACAGGGACATACCTGAGGACAGGGCGAAATTCTACGAGACCATGAACCCGCTCCTGATAGCAGGAGTGGTCGACATATTGATCGTGGCATTGGTCCCCAATCCGCTGGATACCGGCTACCAGATATTCGTCAGCGCATGCATCGTCCTTGCAGTAGCAATCTACCAGGTCTACAGGTTCAAGGTCGGTAAGAGGAGCAAATCACTTGAAAAGGTCTTAAGCAAACTAGGGGCTGAGAGCGAGTCCCATTCGGAGGAATGA
- the asd gene encoding aspartate-semialdehyde dehydrogenase gives MDKLKVGILGATGMVGQRFVSLLADHPWYEITVLAASERSAGKTYMDALGGRWSIETPVPEKIGKMMVQNVADIDDICSKVDFVFSALSMSKEEIRKIEDDYAKKEIPVVSNNSAHRWTPDVPMILPEINPHHMAVIEAQKKRLGTKRGFIAVKPNCSIQSYTPVLEAWKEFEPYEVIVTTYQAISGAGKNFDTWPEMVGNVIPYISGEEDKSEKEPLRIWGKVENGEIVPATSPLITSQCIRVPVLYGHTAAVFVKLRKPATKEQLIQKMEEFKGEPQDLDLPSAPKQFIKYFQEDDRPQVIKDVNYENGMGVTVGRLRPDSVYDWKFVGLSHNTLRGAAGGAVLCAELLTAKGLIAKKE, from the coding sequence ATGGATAAGTTGAAAGTCGGAATACTAGGTGCCACCGGTATGGTGGGGCAGAGATTCGTGTCCCTGCTGGCAGACCACCCCTGGTACGAGATCACCGTGCTCGCCGCCAGCGAGCGTTCTGCGGGCAAGACATACATGGATGCCCTCGGAGGACGCTGGAGCATCGAGACACCGGTCCCCGAGAAGATCGGGAAGATGATGGTACAGAACGTGGCCGACATAGACGATATCTGCAGCAAGGTGGACTTCGTGTTCAGCGCCCTCAGCATGTCGAAGGAGGAGATCAGGAAGATCGAGGACGACTACGCCAAGAAGGAGATCCCGGTCGTATCCAACAACAGCGCTCACCGCTGGACCCCCGACGTACCCATGATCCTCCCCGAGATCAACCCGCACCACATGGCGGTCATCGAGGCACAGAAGAAGCGCCTCGGCACTAAACGCGGATTCATAGCCGTCAAGCCCAACTGCTCGATCCAGAGCTACACTCCGGTTCTTGAGGCATGGAAGGAGTTCGAGCCCTACGAGGTCATCGTGACCACCTACCAGGCCATCTCAGGAGCGGGAAAGAACTTCGACACCTGGCCCGAGATGGTGGGCAACGTCATACCCTACATCTCCGGCGAGGAGGACAAGAGCGAGAAGGAGCCCCTCCGTATCTGGGGAAAGGTCGAGAACGGTGAGATCGTCCCTGCGACCAGCCCCCTGATCACCAGCCAATGCATCCGCGTCCCCGTCCTGTACGGACACACCGCGGCCGTGTTCGTCAAACTTAGGAAACCGGCAACCAAGGAGCAGCTCATCCAGAAGATGGAGGAGTTCAAGGGAGAGCCTCAGGACCTCGATCTTCCCAGTGCACCGAAGCAGTTCATCAAGTACTTCCAGGAGGATGACCGTCCCCAGGTCATCAAGGACGTGAACTACGAGAACGGCATGGGTGTCACGGTCGGAAGGCTCAGACCCGACAGCGTCTACGACTGGAAGTTCGTAGGGCTGTCTCACAACACCCTCCGCGGTGCGGCCGGAGGCGCAGTTCTATGCGCCGAACTGCTGACCGCAAAGGGCCTTATCGCCAAAAAAGAATGA
- the cls gene encoding cardiolipin synthase, which produces MIDWLTQFAIEMDVIFLLFLFFSERGHPAKLIMWALAFIFLPVVGFVIYLFIGQSFYSKHVFSLKGVKDDKIEDEFKIAKDDIDTESDPDYRELMTAVHNMGGLGYSRDNNVRLYTLGEDKFKDMYEDLRAAKDFINIEYYIVRNDELGNELLEILTQKVKEGVEVRFLTDYFGVGKGPKAAIKKFRQAGGKFGAFHNVIWLMFSPKKNNRNHRKIAVIDGKIAYCGGFNVGDEYLGKGPLGFWRDTAVRITGSAVKPLMLRFQMDWEYATKEPLSSDREGVKRFYPDADQSTSGETRIITVSGGPDVSDFNPVRLEYLALINKAKKSVYLHSPYFIPDDSLQDALTMAAARGVDVRVIIPDKPDHMFVFWNNIRCAYAVMGNGVKVYMYNRGFVHSKTMVVDGEYCSVGSANFDDRSLVLNFETNAMILSKEIGRQMDEAFMEDLEYCTEYTREDYENLNGYQQARVAVSRLFSSLS; this is translated from the coding sequence ATGATAGACTGGTTGACTCAGTTTGCCATCGAGATGGATGTGATATTCCTGCTCTTCCTGTTCTTCTCGGAGAGAGGCCATCCTGCTAAGCTGATCATGTGGGCGCTGGCCTTCATATTCCTCCCGGTGGTAGGTTTCGTGATCTATCTGTTCATCGGACAGTCGTTCTATTCGAAGCATGTCTTCAGTCTCAAAGGCGTGAAGGACGATAAGATAGAGGACGAATTCAAGATCGCCAAGGACGACATAGATACGGAATCGGATCCGGACTACCGCGAGCTGATGACGGCCGTTCACAACATGGGCGGTCTGGGCTATTCGAGGGATAACAACGTCCGCCTCTACACCTTGGGGGAGGACAAGTTCAAGGACATGTACGAGGACCTCAGGGCCGCGAAGGATTTCATCAACATCGAGTACTACATAGTGAGGAACGACGAGCTCGGAAACGAGCTTCTGGAGATCCTGACGCAGAAGGTCAAGGAGGGTGTGGAGGTCAGGTTCCTCACCGATTATTTCGGTGTCGGGAAAGGGCCCAAGGCCGCCATCAAGAAGTTCAGGCAGGCCGGGGGCAAGTTCGGGGCATTCCACAACGTCATTTGGCTGATGTTCAGCCCCAAGAAGAACAACCGTAACCACAGGAAGATCGCCGTCATCGACGGAAAGATCGCTTACTGCGGGGGATTCAATGTCGGCGACGAGTACCTGGGAAAGGGACCGTTGGGATTCTGGAGGGACACCGCAGTCCGCATAACCGGTTCCGCCGTCAAGCCTCTGATGCTTAGATTCCAGATGGACTGGGAGTACGCAACGAAGGAGCCTCTGAGCTCCGACAGGGAGGGAGTCAAGCGCTTCTATCCCGATGCGGATCAGAGCACCAGCGGCGAGACCAGGATCATCACCGTGTCCGGAGGTCCGGATGTCTCTGATTTCAACCCGGTCAGGCTGGAGTACCTTGCGCTGATCAACAAGGCAAAGAAGTCCGTGTATCTCCACTCGCCCTACTTCATACCGGACGATTCTCTTCAGGACGCACTCACCATGGCAGCGGCCAGGGGAGTGGATGTCAGGGTCATAATCCCGGACAAGCCGGACCACATGTTCGTCTTCTGGAATAACATCCGCTGTGCATACGCCGTCATGGGCAACGGAGTGAAGGTGTACATGTACAACCGCGGATTCGTGCATTCCAAGACAATGGTGGTCGACGGGGAGTACTGCTCCGTCGGTTCGGCCAACTTCGACGACCGTTCGCTCGTGCTCAACTTCGAGACCAACGCGATGATCCTGTCCAAGGAGATAGGCCGTCAGATGGACGAGGCATTCATGGAGGATCTGGAGTACTGCACGGAATACACCCGCGAGGATTACGAGAACCTCAACGGATATCAGCAGGCCAGAGTAGCCGTCTCAAGGCTGTTCAGCAGCCTGTCCTGA